One window of Atribacter laminatus genomic DNA carries:
- a CDS encoding amino acid ABC transporter permease gives MDSYVFIQEQLLPALLEGTVVTVKLILLSVPFGLLTGIFIAVGRVYGSKSISMFCRLYVLFFKGCPLLLLLFMIYFGLPPLGISFSPIVASVLGFVLCNGAYSSEYIRGAIQSVKIGQITAAEALGMTRLQGVLYIILPQAFRRALPGVGNEIIYLIKYSSLAYMITCIELTGAGKIVAARFFRFTETFIVIGIIYLILVTIATKLLNFAERKLYYPGMGPTSFKG, from the coding sequence ATGGATAGTTACGTATTTATTCAGGAACAACTCCTTCCGGCTCTTTTAGAAGGAACAGTGGTTACTGTCAAGCTTATTCTGCTTTCGGTACCTTTTGGTTTGTTGACCGGGATTTTTATTGCTGTCGGGCGAGTCTATGGAAGTAAATCAATTTCAATGTTTTGTCGGCTCTACGTTTTGTTTTTTAAGGGCTGCCCCTTATTACTGCTTTTATTTATGATATATTTTGGTTTGCCTCCCTTAGGAATATCGTTCTCGCCAATAGTAGCATCAGTCTTGGGATTTGTGCTTTGTAACGGGGCGTACTCCTCGGAGTATATCCGAGGTGCGATTCAATCGGTAAAAATTGGTCAAATCACTGCTGCAGAAGCCTTAGGAATGACTCGTTTACAGGGTGTTTTGTATATAATTCTTCCCCAAGCTTTTCGTCGAGCACTTCCCGGAGTGGGGAACGAGATTATCTATTTAATTAAATATTCTTCTTTAGCTTATATGATTACCTGCATCGAGCTGACTGGTGCTGGGAAAATTGTTGCTGCTCGCTTTTTTCGTTTTACTGAAACATTTATTGTGATTGGAATCATTTATTTGATATTGGTAACCATAGCAACAAAGTTACTCAATTTCGCTGAAAGAAAGCTCTATTACCCTGGCATGGGTCCTACTAGCTTTAAGGGTTAA
- a CDS encoding DUF1343 domain-containing protein has protein sequence MKKIIKFISFIGIFIILLNILSSHIYDENIKIKLGNEVLFEKHFDLIKGKRIGLITNQTGLNSRFESTVDLLANNNQTNLVALFAPEHGLDGKTKAGEYVESYLHDQFKIPVYSLYGPTRKPTPKMLENVDLLLFDIQDIGARTYTYISTLNYCMWAAKENGKTVVVLDRPNPLGGLIVDGPISEEDFLTFVGVDILPMAHGMTIGEIARYFNRLIGVKLIVVPMDGYFRDMMFPDTGLYWIPTSPMIPDFLSALLYMATGLGEGTGIRQGDYFKWVGGKGIDSRIFAQELKQIGLPGVHFVPETKGEFGGVRLSITDMRTFQPVSTGLCILSCSHKLISYPVPKSVNELTMFDKIMGTGLIGQLIENDVSCQDIKKDYQESLEIFKRVREKYLIYK, from the coding sequence ATGAAGAAAATTATAAAATTTATTTCTTTTATTGGTATATTCATCATCCTTCTGAATATCTTATCTTCTCATATCTATGATGAGAACATTAAAATCAAATTAGGAAACGAGGTCCTTTTTGAAAAACATTTCGACCTTATTAAAGGAAAGCGAATAGGATTAATTACCAATCAAACCGGATTAAATAGTCGATTTGAATCAACTGTTGATCTTTTAGCTAATAATAATCAAACCAACCTGGTAGCCTTATTCGCACCCGAACATGGGTTGGATGGCAAGACTAAGGCCGGTGAATACGTTGAATCCTATCTTCACGATCAATTTAAAATTCCCGTTTACAGTTTATACGGACCAACGAGAAAACCAACTCCTAAAATGTTAGAGAATGTTGACCTCCTTCTTTTTGATATCCAGGATATTGGAGCTCGTACTTATACGTATATATCTACTCTCAACTATTGTATGTGGGCTGCCAAGGAAAATGGAAAAACTGTCGTGGTTTTAGATCGTCCTAACCCCCTGGGTGGGCTCATCGTTGATGGACCAATTTCTGAAGAGGATTTCCTCACCTTCGTCGGTGTTGATATCCTTCCAATGGCACATGGTATGACCATTGGTGAAATAGCACGCTATTTTAACCGTCTAATTGGAGTGAAATTAATCGTCGTGCCCATGGATGGGTATTTTCGTGATATGATGTTTCCCGATACTGGTCTTTATTGGATTCCCACTTCACCAATGATTCCTGATTTCCTTTCGGCTTTATTATATATGGCTACTGGTTTGGGTGAAGGGACGGGAATTCGACAAGGTGATTATTTTAAATGGGTTGGAGGAAAAGGCATTGATTCCCGAATTTTTGCCCAAGAATTGAAGCAAATTGGTCTTCCAGGGGTTCACTTTGTTCCTGAAACCAAAGGAGAGTTCGGTGGAGTACGTCTTTCTATCACCGATATGAGAACCTTTCAGCCGGTCTCTACCGGTTTGTGCATTCTATCCTGTTCCCATAAATTGATTTCTTATCCTGTGCCAAAAAGTGTAAATGAATTAACCATGTTCGATAAAATTATGGGGACAGGTTTAATTGGTCAATTAATAGAAAATGATGTTTCCTGTCAAGATATAAAAAAAGATTATCAAGAGTCCTTAGAGATATTTAAAAGAGTCAGAGAGAAATATCTTATTTATAAATAA
- a CDS encoding manganese efflux pump MntP family protein: protein MFEILVIAFGLGLDAFSLAVAFGMCQKVCTLNTRFRLSLSFGLFQFFMPLAGFYAGLKVARFTESIDHWIVFAILSFVGGKMIYEALSKDDNETMVDISRGIPLLIASVATSIDALAVGFSFALLKDGILFPAIIIGIVASIMTFVGVTFGYRVGRKYISKPEVVGGIAIVLIGFKALLEHFIS from the coding sequence GTGTTTGAAATATTGGTAATTGCTTTTGGACTTGGTCTTGATGCATTTTCTTTAGCGGTAGCTTTTGGAATGTGTCAGAAAGTATGTACCCTCAATACTAGATTTCGTTTATCTCTGTCTTTTGGTCTCTTCCAGTTTTTTATGCCTCTGGCTGGTTTTTATGCGGGGCTTAAAGTTGCCCGATTTACTGAATCTATTGACCATTGGATTGTTTTTGCGATATTGAGCTTTGTTGGAGGAAAAATGATTTATGAAGCTCTGAGTAAGGACGATAATGAAACTATGGTTGATATTAGCCGGGGAATTCCCTTGCTGATAGCTTCGGTTGCTACCAGTATCGATGCCTTAGCCGTCGGATTTTCTTTTGCACTGCTAAAGGATGGGATTCTTTTTCCTGCAATTATTATCGGTATAGTTGCTTCAATTATGACTTTTGTGGGAGTAACTTTTGGTTATCGGGTGGGAAGAAAATATATTTCGAAACCGGAAGTTGTAGGCGGAATAGCAATTGTATTAATTGGGTTTAAAGCTCTTTTGGAACACTTTATTAGTTGA